One genomic segment of Ipomoea triloba cultivar NCNSP0323 chromosome 9, ASM357664v1 includes these proteins:
- the LOC116029513 gene encoding uncharacterized protein LOC116029513 translates to MKLKWLVYVYLSLKGVKFNNLRNSDQGTEGDSKGEREQNSTGNQGRDKRKRIATVDDETIPQYVPPSHNPLEDAQDSEYYDSENPLTVEEELQNEEGNEVQSKYNDKYHRCNSQFTLWIVSQKWLEWKFEENVRQHPTIGYSKLSRGVIKDEFFINTTSTLAVLALAILLRSHPGKPPSTATTTNPSLAGSMLPGAEFITSTTLALEFQVFSAFCVLLRRCISEFQPMTFSQDMNFSIWDCPYSQDETCFVANSWPNDLYLNPQHDVIEEDALNEKSCIQVLKVLIAKADREILEIEEEKVMLQSELALAGEKWHAMCFTTLIQKITCLDKLIQDLKNANVNGVLHLGNEQMHPKPAERIHEVLSALLQDHFSQSDEQNEVSLADHNRPCSNVQKVASTQPMEKNLNGSTSNIVCGISVTAERTLNSLSSGSRITVDEEVTNAISKDSAAEPLEDFCEDKVEELSNTHECIGSSTTEEVKGVDLSETSKFQGSKVRVDIKQEVKDFSRKQKNKEVATAQNIEKETKSQLLETKMVSIESPWGVKGKGALLSEVDQSVGGSLLALFNQKDKNERKTQIKVEPQEYFPPKTQVTAPAESNSSLSVQLRSWEQMDKEWSLYANMVREPCLTEELGLKSPPKKLRKQLRMPGSGYKPANSDLGNKNSYESPLALVASKSVDPTPQTKICLDLPVMKEHENLRDYQMRLTKSRGTSKDVQDTGCPSSHNLAAAAAAADPSGCIADLEHMTKTQLQALARQHKLKRWYSLKKVQLQQLLHLRLQGKNGDM, encoded by the exons ATGAAGCTGAAGTGGTTGGTTTATGTTTACCTGAGCCTGAAGGGGGTGAAGTTCAACAAcctgag AAACAGTGACCAGGGTACTGAGGGTGATAGTAAGGGGGAGAGAGAACAAAATAGTACTGGTAATCAGGGTAGAGATAAGAGAAAAAGAATAGCAACGGTAGATGATGAAACTATACCCCAATATGTGCCACCATCACATAACCCTTTAGAAGATGCCCAAGATTCTGAGTATTATGATTCAGAAAATCCCCTTACAGTTGAAGAAGAATTGCAGAACGAAGAAGGGAATGAAGTCCAATCAAAATACAATGACAAATACCATAG ATGCAACTCTCAATTCACCTTATGGATTGTTAGTCAGAAGTGGTTAGAATGGAAGTTTGAAGAGAATGTGAGACAACATCCTACTATTGGTTATTCAAAGTTGAGTAGGGGGGTCATTAAAGATGAGTTCTTCATTAATACCACA TCCACTCTAGCGGTCTTAGCTCTCGCCATTCTCCTCCGCTCTCATCCGGGAAAACCGCCCTCCACCGCCACAACCACAAACCCTAGTCTCGCCGGTTCTATGCTTCCAGGTGCGGAGTTTATAACCTCAACCACTCTAGCTCTGGAATTCCAGGTGTTTTCTGCATTTTGCGTTCTCTTAAGACGCTGCATTTCCGAATTTCAGCC GATGACATTTTCTCAGGATATGAACTTTTCCATTTGGGATTGCCCATACAGCCAAG ATGAAACCTGCTTTGTGGCGAATAGTTGGCCTAATGACTTGTACCTCAATCCTCAACACG ATGTCATCGAGGAAGATGCATTAAATGAGAAATCTTGTATTCAAGTACTAAAGGTGTTGATTGCAAAAGCTGACAGAGAGATACttgaaattgaagaagaaaaagtgaTGTTGCAAAGTGAACTGGCCTTGGCTGGTGAGAAGTGGCATGCAATGTGCTTTACCACTTTAATTCAGAAGATCACTTGCCTTGACAAATTAATACAGGATTTGAAGAATGCAAATGTGAATGGTGTGCTTCATTTAGGAAATGAGCAAATGCATCCAAAACCTGCTGAAAGAATACATGAAGTATTAAGTGCTCTGTTACAAGATCACTTTTCCCAAAGTGATGAGCAG AATGAAGTGTCCCTGGCAGATCATAACCGTCCTTGTTCAAATGTTCAGAAAGTGGCAAGCACCCAGCCCATGGAGAAGAATTTGAACGGTTCAACTTCTAATATAGTATGTGGGATATCTGTTACAGCTGAAAGGACTCTTAATTCTCTATCTTCAGGATCTCGAATAACAGTGGATGAGGAG GTTACAAATGCTATCTCAAAAGATTCAGCTGCAGAGCCTTTGGAAGATTTCTGTGAGGATAAAGTTGAAGAGCTGAGTAACACACATGAATGCATAGGCTCGAGTACAACTGAAGAAGTGAAAGGAGTTGATTTGTCAGAAACATCTAAG TTTCAGGGATCCAAAGTACGAGTAGATATAAAACAAGAAGTGAAAGACTTCAGCAGGAAGCAGAAGAACAAGGAGGTGGCGACCGCTCAGAATATCGAAAAAGAAACCAAAAGTCAATTGTTGGAGACAAAAATGGTCAGCATAGAATCTCCTTGGGGAGTAAAGGGAAAAGGGGCTCTGCTCAGCGAAGTTGATCAGAGTGTTGGGGGGTCATTGTTGGCTCTGTTCAACCAGAAGGATAAGAATGAGAGAAAAACACAGATAAAAGTAGAACCGCAAGAGTACTTTCCCCCCAAAACTCAAGTCACAGCTCCCGCCGAGTCCAATTCAAGTTTGTCTGTGCAGTTAAGAAGCTGGGAACAGATGGACAAGGAATGGTCATTATATGCAAACATGGTCAGGGAACCATGTCTTACTGAGGAATTGGGATTAAAATCACCtcctaaaaaactaagaaagcaGCTGCGCATGCCTGGGAGTGGTTACAAGCCTGCCAACAGTGACCTGGGAAACAAGAACTCATATGAAAGCCCACTAGCATTGGTCGCGTCCAAGAGTGTTGATCCTACTCCACAAACTAAAATATGCCTGGACTTGCCAGTCATGAAAGAGCATGAAAATCTGAGGGACTACCAAATGAGGTTAACCAAGTCCCGTGGCACTTCTAAAGATGTTCAAGACACAGGCTGCCCCTCTTCTCACAActtagcagcagcagcagcagcagcagatcCATCTGGATGTATTGCAGACCTGGAGCATATGACCAAGACCCAACTCCAGGCCCTTGCAAGACAACACAAGTTGAAAAGATGGTACAGTCTTAAAAAGGTGCAGCTGCAACAACTTCTCCATCTTCGTCTGCAAGGTAAAAATGGTGATATGTAA
- the LOC116028775 gene encoding cytokinin dehydrogenase 1-like, with protein MKSPPVVFTKQKTMLLKFIVVLLAGCSIKKSNFFCNYPFATPEVSPHSSFSVIHSSLEELKLDGYLNFTNIDHAAKDFGNRYHFLPSAVLYPTSVSDISSTIKLIYDMGTSSEITVAARGHGHSLQGQAQAYQGIVINMESLRVPRMSFQGGEKPHVDVSAGELWINVLHESLKYKLAPKSWTDYLHLTIGGTLSNAGISGQAFRYGPQINNVYNLEVVTGKGEVITCSEDQNADLFNGVLGGLGQFGIITRARIALEPAPKMVKWIRVLYSDFPTFISDQEHLISSEDSFDYVEGLVIINRDGLLNNWRSTFSPKDPVQASQFKSEGRTLFCLEVAKYFNPEEADTMDQKIDSLLSKLNYIHTTLFLSEVSYVNFLDRVHISEMKLREKGLWDVPHPWLNLLIPKSKIHEFATEVFGNILTDTSHGPILIYPLNKSKWKNGTSLVTPKENVFYIVAFLNSAIPSPGGKDGVEDILSQNTKIINFCERAKIGMKQYLPHYSTQEEWKAHFGSQWEVFAKRKSLYDPLAILAPGHRIFKRLVALQSP; from the exons ATGAAGTCACCACCAGTGGTATTCACCAAACAAAAGACTATGCTCCTCAAGTTCATTGTTGTTTTATTAGCTGGTTGCAGTATTAAGAAAAGTAATTTTTTCTGTAACTATCCTTTTGCCACCCCTGAAGTCTCCCCTCATTCAAGTTTCTCAGTGATCCATTCATCACTCGAAGAGTTAAAACTAGATGGGTATCTTAACTTTACAAACATTGACCATGCAGCAAAGGACTTCGGAAATAGATATCATTTCCTTCCATCAGCAGTATTATACCCTACGTCAGTTTCCGATATCTCTTCCACCATAAAACTTATTTATGATATGGGTACCAGCTCAGAGATAACCGTTGCTGCAAGAGGTCATGGTCATTCTCTACAAGGCCAGGCACAAGCTTATCAAGGAATAGTGATCAACATGGAATCTCTTCGTGTACCAAGAATGAGTTTCCAAGGTGGGGAAAAGCCTCATGTTGATGTGTCTGCTGGAGAACTTTGGATAAATGTCCTGCATGAAAGTCTTAAATACAAACTAGCACCAAAATCATGGACTGATTATCTTCATCTAACAATTGGGGGCACTTTATCAAATGCTGGAATCAGTGGACAAGCGTTTCGTTATGGACCACAGATCAATAATGTTTATAACCTTGAGGTAGTCACAG GAAAGGGAGAAGTAATTACATGCTCTGAGGATCAGAATGCTGACCTGTTTAATGGTGTACTTGGAGGTCTAGGACAATTTGGTATCATCACCCGAGCAAGGATTGCTCTTGAACCAGCACCCAAGATG GTTAAGTGGATCAGAGTGCTGTATTCAGATTTTCCCACATTTATCAGTGACCAAGAACACCTGATATCATCCGAGGATTCTTTCGACTATGTTGAAGGGTTGGTGATAATAAACAGAGATGGTCTGCTAAATAACTGGAGATCTACTTTCAGTCCTAAAGATCCAGTTCAAGCAAGCCAGTTCAAATCTGAAGGAAGGACACTCTTCTGCTTAGAGGTTGCCAAATACTTCAATCCAGAAGAGGCTGATACCATGGATCAG AAAATTGACAGTCTTCTATCAAAGTTGAACTACATTCATACCACACTCTTCCTTTCAGAGGTTTCTTATGTGAACTTTCTGGATAGGGTGCACATCTCAGAGATGAAACTCCGGGAAAAAGGGTTGTGGGACGTCCCTCATCCATGGCTAAATCTACTTATTCCGAAAAGCAAGATTCATGAATTTGCTACAGAAGTTTTTGGAAACATTCTTACAGACACCAGCCACGGACCCATTCTCATCTACCCACTCAATAAATCAAA GTGGAAAAATGGGACATCCCTGGTCACTCCTAAAGAGAATGTTTTCTACATTGTAGCATTTTTAAATTCTGCAATACCATCACCCGGAGGTAAAGATGGAGTGGAAGACATTCTATCTCAAAACacgaaaattataaatttctgCGAAAGGGCGAAGATTGGGATGAAACAGTACTTGCCCCATTACAGCACTCAGGAGGAGTGGAAAGCCCATTTTGGAAGCCAGTGGGAGGTGTTTGCTAAAAGGAAGTCCCTGTATGACCCTCTCGCAATCCTGGCTCCTGGTCACAGAATTTTCAAAAGACTTGTAGCCCTTCAATCACCATAA